One window of the Brevibacterium limosum genome contains the following:
- a CDS encoding YkvI family membrane protein: MTDTSTAAHLASTEKTSILRIITYAGAIIAFLIGSGFATGQEILQYYASYGFWGVFGTGLLVLVLISYVAVELFLTGRREQFEKPSRVFYYYGGKYLGTFFDYFSILFVFLSFTVMIAGAGAVFEEHYGLSKFIGGIALAAVVCATVWFGLTSLVDVIGKIGPVIVVVAIALGVYGITRDPAGVSTGVDILPSLDVTQASSNWFLSGLSYVGFCMLWLAAFLAALGKTVKNRREATAGGFVGGIAFSLACMVVGLGLLANIGEVFDVEIPMLVLASSLGPWIGALISVMILAGIYTTAIPLLWTVSSRFFDDKTKKFKYVTIALAVLGTIIGLVLPFSQMVNIVYVINGYVGIVLLVLMIIRTIRHAAERKS, encoded by the coding sequence ATGACTGACACCTCCACCGCCGCTCATCTGGCTTCAACCGAGAAGACCAGCATCCTGCGGATCATCACATACGCCGGAGCGATCATCGCGTTCCTCATCGGCTCGGGCTTCGCGACCGGCCAAGAGATCCTCCAGTACTACGCGTCCTACGGTTTCTGGGGCGTCTTCGGCACCGGTCTTCTGGTGCTCGTGCTCATCTCCTATGTCGCCGTCGAGCTCTTCCTCACGGGCAGGCGGGAGCAGTTCGAGAAACCCTCACGCGTCTTCTACTACTACGGCGGAAAGTACCTCGGGACGTTCTTCGACTACTTCTCGATCCTCTTCGTCTTCCTCTCCTTCACCGTGATGATCGCCGGTGCCGGCGCGGTCTTCGAGGAGCATTACGGACTGTCGAAGTTCATCGGCGGGATCGCCTTGGCCGCTGTCGTCTGTGCCACCGTGTGGTTCGGGCTGACGAGCCTCGTCGACGTCATCGGCAAGATCGGCCCGGTCATCGTCGTCGTCGCGATCGCCCTCGGCGTCTACGGCATCACGCGCGACCCCGCAGGCGTCTCCACCGGAGTCGATATCCTGCCGAGCCTCGACGTCACTCAGGCGTCCTCGAACTGGTTCCTCTCAGGGCTGTCCTATGTCGGATTCTGCATGCTCTGGCTCGCAGCGTTCCTCGCCGCCCTCGGCAAGACCGTGAAGAACCGGCGCGAGGCCACGGCTGGCGGCTTCGTCGGAGGCATTGCCTTCTCCCTGGCCTGCATGGTCGTCGGCCTCGGGCTGCTGGCCAACATCGGCGAGGTCTTCGACGTCGAGATCCCGATGCTCGTCCTCGCCAGCAGCCTCGGACCGTGGATCGGGGCGCTCATCTCCGTGATGATCCTCGCCGGAATCTACACGACGGCGATTCCGCTGCTGTGGACGGTGTCATCGCGCTTCTTCGACGACAAGACGAAGAAGTTCAAGTACGTGACGATCGCACTCGCCGTTCTCGGCACGATCATCGGCCTCGTCCTGCCGTTCTCGCAGATGGTCAACATCGTCTACGTCATCAACGGCTACGTCGGCATCGTCCTCCTGGTGCTGATGATCATCCGCACGATCCGCCACGCGGCAGAGCGGAAAAGCTGA
- a CDS encoding IclR family transcriptional regulator — protein MSRGASVIENTVSILRCFAPDRQELGVTEIAPRVGLHKSTVSRILASLEQEGIVEQVPSKRYRLGLGIIAIAGPLLADLDVRRAAYPTLQALTRATAETSALMVWNGAEAITVEQIPSPQPVKHTSILGSRYRTEGSASVKVFLEAEDGEGRTDGVAYALNDAETSPNEVGIAAPVRDHRGEVVAAVLIAAPKFRTDAERVVELGEHCVQAARRISQRLGGR, from the coding sequence ATGAGTCGTGGTGCCTCGGTCATCGAGAACACCGTGTCGATCCTGCGCTGCTTCGCGCCGGACCGGCAGGAGCTCGGAGTCACCGAGATCGCCCCACGCGTGGGGCTGCACAAGAGCACGGTGTCGCGCATCCTTGCCTCGCTCGAGCAGGAAGGGATCGTCGAACAGGTGCCGTCCAAGCGGTACCGGCTCGGCCTCGGCATCATCGCGATCGCAGGACCGCTGCTGGCCGACCTCGATGTTCGGCGTGCCGCCTATCCGACTCTGCAGGCGCTGACGCGTGCCACTGCGGAGACGAGCGCGCTGATGGTCTGGAACGGGGCGGAGGCGATCACCGTCGAGCAGATCCCGAGCCCGCAGCCAGTCAAGCACACGTCGATCCTGGGGTCACGATATCGGACGGAAGGCAGCGCCTCGGTGAAGGTCTTCCTCGAGGCCGAAGACGGTGAAGGACGAACCGATGGTGTCGCCTACGCCCTCAATGATGCGGAGACTTCGCCGAACGAGGTCGGCATTGCCGCCCCCGTGCGCGATCATCGCGGTGAAGTGGTCGCCGCTGTCCTCATTGCCGCCCCGAAGTTCCGCACCGACGCTGAACGGGTCGTCGAGCTCGGCGAACACTGCGTTCAGGCGGCCAGGCGGATTTCGCAGCGGCTTGGCGGTCGTTGA
- a CDS encoding sarcosine oxidase subunit gamma, giving the protein MADTTYSTDTLVTLESLEDLRVSPAAHLAEAMTDASAAGGRRVALRELPFSVQLGLRAEPDSASGRALEDVFGLPLPRRVGEVTGDGAGLHILWLSPDEFLAVDVSRQQQPGETLVAEAGLEGLPGQAVDLSANRTILQLSGSKAREVLEKSCRADLHPRAFGVGTAIVTALGPVPVILHHSSVLEYRVYPRASFADFTVRWLLDGMAEFLDDGESAEVGAGDAGRASAREEDVG; this is encoded by the coding sequence ATGGCTGACACCACCTACTCTACTGACACCCTGGTCACCCTCGAATCCCTCGAAGACCTCCGGGTCTCCCCGGCCGCGCATCTGGCCGAGGCGATGACCGATGCGAGTGCCGCCGGCGGGCGCCGGGTCGCTCTGCGCGAGCTGCCGTTCTCCGTCCAGCTCGGTCTGCGGGCAGAGCCGGATTCGGCCTCTGGGCGGGCGCTCGAAGACGTCTTCGGCCTGCCGCTGCCGCGTCGGGTCGGTGAGGTCACCGGCGATGGTGCAGGACTGCACATCCTGTGGCTGAGCCCCGATGAGTTCCTCGCCGTCGACGTCTCCCGCCAGCAGCAGCCAGGGGAGACTCTCGTCGCCGAGGCGGGTCTCGAAGGACTGCCCGGACAGGCGGTCGATCTCTCCGCCAACCGCACGATCCTCCAGCTTTCGGGCTCGAAGGCCCGGGAAGTGCTCGAGAAGAGCTGCCGCGCCGACCTTCACCCGCGCGCCTTCGGCGTCGGCACCGCGATCGTCACTGCGCTGGGCCCCGTCCCGGTCATCCTCCACCACTCCTCGGTGCTCGAATACCGTGTCTACCCGCGAGCGAGCTTCGCGGACTTCACCGTCCGCTGGCTGCTCGACGGAATGGCCGAGTTCCTCGACGACGGCGAGAGTGCCGAGGTCGGGGCGGGCGATGCCGGCCGTGCCTCGGCGCGCGAAGAGGACGTCGGCTGA
- the glyA gene encoding serine hydroxymethyltransferase, whose product MTEQLANPAEAGTTEAFPSREPVELSTSIAELDPQIAGFIDAELARQREGLEMIASENHTASAVMEAQGSVLTNKYAEGYPGRRYYGGCEHVDEIEGIAIDRVKALFGAAYANVQPHSGAQANASVMHALIRPGDTVLGLNLAHGGHLTHGMKINFSGRLYSIVPYGLDAETGRVDMAEVERLAHEHQPKLIVGGWSAYTRQLDFAEFRRIADSVGAYLMVDMAHFAGLVAAGLHPSPVPHAHVVSSTTHKTLGGPRGGIILTNDADIAKKINSAVFPGQQGGPLEHVIAGKAVAFGLAATDAFVDKQKRTLAGAGELARRLTEDDVAERGISVLTGGTDVHLVLVDLRNSTLDGAQAEDLLAQIGITVNRNAVPDDPRPPMVTSGLRIGTPALASRGFGSEAFAEAADIIAEVLKAGTDENGASPEAIAELSERVTRLANDHPLYPTLTEIGAR is encoded by the coding sequence ATGACAGAGCAACTCGCAAACCCCGCCGAAGCCGGCACGACCGAAGCCTTCCCCAGTCGTGAACCCGTCGAACTGAGCACCTCGATCGCTGAACTCGATCCGCAGATCGCCGGATTCATCGACGCCGAACTGGCCCGGCAGCGCGAGGGACTGGAGATGATCGCCTCGGAGAACCACACCGCCTCGGCCGTCATGGAAGCTCAAGGGTCGGTGCTCACGAACAAGTACGCCGAGGGGTACCCCGGCCGCCGCTACTACGGCGGCTGCGAACACGTCGACGAGATCGAAGGCATCGCCATCGACCGCGTCAAGGCACTCTTCGGAGCCGCGTACGCGAACGTCCAGCCGCACTCCGGAGCCCAGGCCAACGCCTCGGTCATGCACGCCCTCATCCGTCCCGGGGACACCGTCCTCGGACTCAATCTCGCCCACGGCGGCCACCTCACCCACGGAATGAAGATCAACTTCTCCGGCCGCCTCTACTCGATCGTCCCCTACGGCCTCGACGCCGAAACGGGACGCGTCGACATGGCCGAGGTCGAACGCCTCGCCCACGAGCACCAGCCGAAGCTCATCGTCGGCGGCTGGTCGGCCTACACCCGGCAGCTCGACTTCGCCGAGTTCCGTCGCATCGCCGACTCGGTCGGTGCCTACCTCATGGTCGACATGGCCCACTTCGCCGGACTCGTCGCCGCCGGACTCCACCCCTCACCGGTCCCGCACGCCCACGTCGTGTCCTCGACGACGCACAAGACCCTCGGCGGCCCCCGAGGCGGCATCATCCTCACCAATGACGCGGACATCGCGAAGAAGATCAATTCCGCCGTCTTCCCCGGTCAACAGGGCGGACCCCTCGAACACGTCATCGCAGGCAAGGCGGTGGCCTTCGGTCTGGCCGCCACCGACGCCTTCGTCGACAAGCAGAAGCGGACCCTGGCCGGGGCCGGCGAACTCGCCCGCCGCCTGACCGAAGACGATGTCGCCGAACGCGGAATCTCCGTCCTCACCGGCGGCACCGACGTCCACCTCGTCCTCGTCGATCTGCGCAACTCGACCCTCGACGGAGCCCAGGCGGAAGATCTGCTCGCCCAGATCGGCATCACCGTCAACCGCAACGCCGTGCCCGACGACCCCAGGCCGCCGATGGTCACCTCCGGTCTGCGGATCGGCACACCGGCGCTCGCCAGCCGCGGATTCGGCAGCGAAGCATTCGCTGAAGCAGCCGACATCATCGCCGAGGTGCTCAAGGCCGGCACGGACGAGAACGGCGCGAGCCCGGAGGCCATCGCAGAGCTGAGCGAACGGGTCACCCGACTCGCGAACGACCACCCCCTGTACCCCACCCTCACCGAGATCGGAGCACGCTGA
- a CDS encoding GntR family transcriptional regulator, translating to MSASADATSPTTSLANHAYEILRHRLIVLDIAPGDPINEAALSAELEVGRTPIREALKRLERDHLVVSYPRRGTFATNVDLTDLSTISEMREALEPIAARRAARSLTSERRMDFSAAIAGLKALESTDDQRTLMERDLEVHRLIYGSADNPHLSETLIRLDDLATRIWCLVIPGIPDLVTHIREHIDLLEAILDGDEQTVAARAAEHVREFDKTVRSTLR from the coding sequence ATGAGCGCATCCGCCGACGCGACGTCACCGACGACGTCCCTGGCGAATCACGCCTATGAGATCCTGCGGCACCGGCTCATCGTGCTCGACATCGCTCCGGGCGATCCGATCAACGAGGCTGCCCTGAGCGCCGAACTCGAGGTCGGCCGCACGCCGATCCGCGAGGCACTCAAACGCCTCGAGCGCGATCACCTCGTCGTGTCCTATCCGCGGCGCGGAACCTTCGCCACCAATGTCGACCTCACCGATCTGTCGACGATCTCGGAGATGAGGGAAGCTCTCGAGCCGATCGCCGCCCGTCGCGCGGCCCGCAGCCTCACATCCGAGCGGCGCATGGATTTCTCGGCCGCGATCGCCGGCCTCAAGGCACTCGAGTCGACCGACGATCAGCGCACGCTCATGGAGCGCGACCTCGAGGTCCACCGACTCATCTACGGGTCTGCGGACAATCCGCACCTGTCGGAGACGCTCATCCGCCTCGACGATCTGGCCACCCGCATCTGGTGCCTCGTCATCCCGGGGATCCCGGATCTCGTCACCCACATCCGCGAGCACATCGATCTGCTCGAGGCGATCCTCGACGGCGACGAACAGACCGTGGCCGCCCGCGCCGCCGAGCACGTCCGCGAGTTCGACAAGACCGTCCGCTCCACCTTGCGCTGA
- a CDS encoding L-serine ammonia-lyase, with product MALGVLDLFSIGIGPSSSHTVGPMRAALRFVDELNGQGILHRVRRVRVGLYGSLAATGIGHGSDSAVLVGLSGFDPETLDPDQVGPLVEEVKTQRKLHLGGRLVIEFEAETDLVLHLRKSLPGHPNGMVIRAEVDDEVIEREYYSVGGGFVVTAEELAAENDAAEAIEAAESAGQQGATEGETGQAIEFATADELLARCREHGLSIAELMAVNERAAHTDAQLREKLLAIWAVMRECVHNGCTREETTLPGGLKVRRRAPELREKLEAADYQASGSLDALEWVNLYALAVNEENASGGRIVTAPTNGAAGIIPAVLHYMDRFVVETEDSDDAVVTFLLTAGAIGILFKRNASISGAEVGCQGEVGSACAMAAAGLCAVLGGTPEQVENAAEIGLEHNLGLTCDPVGGLVQVPCIERNAIASVKAINAARLAMHGDGSHRVSLDQAIETMRQTGADMKSKYKETSRGGLAVNVIEC from the coding sequence ATGGCACTCGGGGTCCTCGATCTCTTCTCGATCGGCATCGGCCCCTCCTCCTCCCACACGGTGGGGCCGATGCGGGCCGCACTCCGATTCGTCGACGAACTCAACGGGCAGGGGATCCTGCACCGGGTCCGCCGGGTCCGCGTCGGACTCTACGGTTCGCTGGCCGCGACCGGAATCGGGCACGGTTCGGACTCGGCGGTGCTCGTGGGCTTAAGCGGTTTCGATCCCGAGACGCTCGACCCCGACCAGGTGGGCCCGCTGGTCGAGGAGGTCAAGACGCAACGCAAGCTCCACCTCGGCGGGCGTCTGGTCATCGAATTCGAAGCGGAGACGGATCTCGTCCTCCACCTGCGGAAGAGCCTGCCCGGCCATCCCAATGGGATGGTCATCCGTGCCGAGGTCGACGATGAGGTCATCGAGCGCGAGTACTACTCGGTCGGCGGGGGATTCGTCGTCACCGCCGAGGAGCTCGCTGCCGAGAACGACGCCGCCGAGGCGATCGAGGCCGCCGAGTCGGCCGGCCAGCAGGGCGCCACCGAGGGGGAGACGGGTCAGGCGATCGAGTTCGCCACGGCCGATGAGCTCCTCGCCCGCTGCCGTGAGCACGGGCTGAGCATCGCCGAGCTCATGGCCGTCAACGAACGCGCTGCTCACACCGATGCTCAGCTGCGGGAGAAGCTGTTGGCGATCTGGGCGGTGATGCGCGAATGCGTGCACAACGGGTGCACGCGTGAGGAGACGACGCTGCCCGGCGGGCTCAAGGTGCGCAGGCGTGCCCCTGAACTGCGGGAGAAGCTCGAAGCAGCGGACTACCAGGCATCGGGGTCGCTCGACGCCCTCGAATGGGTCAACCTCTACGCGCTGGCCGTCAATGAGGAGAACGCCTCGGGCGGACGCATCGTCACCGCCCCGACGAACGGGGCCGCGGGCATCATTCCGGCGGTGCTCCATTACATGGACCGGTTCGTCGTCGAGACGGAGGATTCCGACGATGCCGTCGTGACGTTCCTGCTCACGGCCGGGGCGATCGGGATCCTCTTCAAGCGCAATGCATCGATCTCCGGCGCCGAGGTGGGCTGTCAGGGAGAAGTCGGATCCGCGTGTGCGATGGCTGCCGCAGGATTGTGCGCCGTCCTCGGCGGCACACCGGAGCAGGTCGAGAACGCCGCGGAGATCGGTCTCGAGCACAACCTCGGGCTCACGTGCGACCCGGTCGGCGGGCTCGTGCAGGTGCCCTGCATCGAACGCAATGCCATAGCCTCGGTGAAGGCGATCAACGCGGCCCGGCTGGCGATGCACGGCGACGGCTCGCATCGGGTGAGCCTCGACCAGGCGATCGAGACCATGCGGCAGACTGGAGCCGATATGAAATCGAAGTACAAGGAGACATCGCGCGGCGGCCTCGCCGTCAACGTCATCGAGTGCTGA
- a CDS encoding sarcosine oxidase subunit beta family protein: MADQLPEHPDFLWRNPEPKKSYEAVIVGGGGHGLATAYYLAKNHGMTNIAILERGWLAGGNMARNTTIIRSNYLWDESAAIYEKSLKLWEQLPAELDYDFLFSQRGVLNLAHTLQDVRESQRRVNANRLNGVDAEWLDPKQVKEVCPIINIGDDLRYPVMGGTYQPRAGIAKHDHVAWAFARKADEMGVDIIQNCEVTGIDRIGDKVVGVQTNRGPIATEKVALAVAGDSSVLADMAGIRLPIQTHPLQALVSELFEPVHPTVVMSNHVHVYVSQAHKGELVMGAGVDSYNGYGQRGGFHVIEEQLAAAVELFPIFARAHVLRTWGGNVDVTLDASPIVSKTEVEGLYANCGWGTGGFKGTPAAGFTYAHTIANDEPHPLNAPFALDRFETGHLIDEHGAAAVAH; the protein is encoded by the coding sequence ATGGCTGACCAGCTTCCCGAACACCCCGACTTCCTGTGGCGCAATCCGGAGCCGAAGAAGTCCTACGAAGCCGTCATCGTCGGCGGCGGCGGACACGGACTCGCCACCGCCTACTATCTGGCGAAGAACCACGGAATGACGAACATCGCCATTCTTGAGAGGGGTTGGCTCGCCGGGGGCAATATGGCCCGGAACACGACGATCATCCGCTCGAACTACCTGTGGGACGAGTCCGCCGCGATCTATGAGAAGTCGCTCAAGCTCTGGGAGCAGCTGCCGGCCGAACTCGACTACGACTTCCTCTTCTCCCAGCGCGGCGTGCTCAACCTCGCCCACACTCTCCAGGACGTGCGCGAATCCCAGCGCCGTGTGAATGCGAACAGGCTCAACGGCGTCGACGCCGAATGGCTCGATCCCAAGCAGGTCAAGGAAGTCTGCCCGATCATCAACATCGGCGACGACCTCCGTTACCCCGTGATGGGCGGGACCTATCAGCCGCGCGCCGGCATCGCCAAGCACGACCACGTGGCCTGGGCCTTCGCCCGCAAGGCCGATGAGATGGGTGTCGACATCATCCAGAACTGCGAGGTCACCGGCATCGATCGCATCGGCGACAAGGTCGTCGGCGTGCAGACGAACCGCGGACCGATCGCCACCGAGAAGGTCGCCCTGGCCGTGGCCGGCGACTCCTCGGTGCTCGCCGACATGGCCGGGATCCGTCTGCCGATCCAGACCCACCCGCTGCAGGCGTTGGTCTCCGAACTCTTCGAACCCGTGCACCCGACCGTGGTCATGTCCAACCACGTCCACGTCTACGTCTCCCAGGCGCACAAGGGCGAACTCGTCATGGGCGCCGGCGTCGACTCGTACAACGGCTACGGTCAACGAGGCGGCTTCCACGTCATCGAGGAGCAGCTGGCCGCGGCGGTCGAGCTCTTCCCGATCTTCGCCCGCGCTCATGTGCTGCGCACCTGGGGCGGCAACGTCGACGTCACCCTCGACGCCTCACCGATCGTGTCGAAGACCGAAGTCGAGGGACTCTACGCCAACTGCGGCTGGGGCACCGGCGGCTTCAAAGGAACCCCTGCGGCGGGCTTCACCTACGCCCACACCATCGCGAACGACGAACCCCACCCGCTCAACGCCCCGTTCGCCCTCGACCGCTTCGAAACCGGCCACCTCATCGACGAACACGGCGCCGCCGCCGTGGCGCACTGA
- a CDS encoding sarcosine oxidase subunit delta codes for MLLIHCPNCGPRDETEFHYGGQAHVPYPEDPYALTDREWGEYLFYRENSRGAFAEMWSHSAGCRKWFNAVRDTATYDFTAIYPIGSPRPDTQGEVR; via the coding sequence ATGCTGCTCATCCACTGCCCGAACTGCGGGCCGAGGGACGAAACCGAATTCCACTACGGCGGACAGGCGCACGTTCCCTACCCCGAAGACCCGTACGCCCTGACCGACAGGGAATGGGGCGAGTACCTCTTCTACCGTGAGAACAGTCGCGGTGCCTTTGCCGAGATGTGGAGCCACAGCGCCGGCTGCCGGAAGTGGTTCAACGCCGTCCGCGACACCGCCACCTACGACTTCACCGCGATCTACCCGATCGGCTCGCCCCGTCCCGACACGCAAGGAGAGGTTCGATGA
- a CDS encoding 2Fe-2S iron-sulfur cluster-binding protein yields the protein MTNTTRLHSASRLPSATGIDTTRPIDFTVDGQTYSGFAGDTIASALIAAGRIDCGNSTYLGRARGILGAGVEESNALVRVHSRYSGDVSESMLPATRVAIAEGLEADYLAGLGILDPGQDELTYEHEHVHTDVLIVGAGPAGLAAAREAGKSGARTLLLDDQSLPGGSLLAAGPATAETIDGQDATAWAEATVAGFAEHEELTYVKNTTVFGSYDSNFFVALEDRTEAVAAAGGRGVRQRVWHIRAGQVVLATGAHDRPIVFADNDRPGIMLASAVRTYLGRFGVAAGQNVTVATTNDSAYDLVADLHAAGITVPAIIDSRPTASAVAEAVTEATGTRLILGSAVTDTAGEGPAGRISAITVAGLDDDGVAAGESEEIAVDLLAVSGGHSPVIHLHGQRKGKIHWNGDIAAFVPTTPVRDQFTAGSVTGDYSLESALRQGAEAGNAAANRTGFPAALAVPAAFPMAYAPARPLWLVTSAEDDHDALTTHFIDFQRDQTVADVQRAMGAGMRSVEHIKRYTSISTANDQGKTSAVNAIGAIASVLGEADDLGQVGHTTFRAPFAPVPFAALAGRRKGELFDPARVTSIHPWHVAHGAEFEDVGQWKRPWYYPKPGEDMEAAVLREGKAVRESVGFQDASTLGKIEIRGKDAGEFLGQIYTNGFKKLKVGKGRYGLMCKPDGMIFDDGVTLRVAEDRYYMTTTTGGAATVLEWLEEWHQTEWPELDVVFTSVTEQWSTVAVAGPRSRDVIAKLAPNLDVSNEAFEFMGFRETTLANGIPARICRISFSGELAFEINVDTFYGLTVWEAVAEAGAEYDITPYGTEVMHVLRAEKGFIIVGQDTDGTVTPQDAGMEWIVSKLKDFIGKRSYTRADNVREDRKHLVGVLPVDGTTRLAEGAQLITSGTPVTPEEGPVPMIGHVTSSYISPSLDRPIGLALVENGRNRTGEVVQSPLGDTVVDVEITSPVFYDPEGNRRDG from the coding sequence ATGACGAACACCACCCGTCTGCACTCCGCTTCTCGACTGCCCTCTGCCACCGGCATCGACACCACCCGACCGATCGACTTCACCGTCGACGGACAGACCTACTCGGGCTTCGCCGGTGACACGATCGCCAGTGCCCTCATCGCCGCGGGCCGCATCGACTGCGGAAACTCGACCTATCTGGGTCGGGCCCGCGGCATCCTCGGCGCCGGCGTCGAGGAGTCCAATGCGCTCGTCCGCGTGCATTCCCGGTACTCCGGAGACGTCTCCGAGTCGATGCTGCCCGCCACACGCGTGGCCATCGCCGAAGGACTCGAGGCCGACTACCTCGCCGGGCTCGGGATCCTCGATCCCGGCCAGGACGAACTGACCTACGAACACGAGCACGTGCACACCGACGTCCTCATCGTCGGCGCCGGGCCCGCCGGACTCGCCGCCGCACGGGAGGCCGGCAAGTCCGGTGCGCGCACCCTCCTCCTTGACGACCAGTCCCTGCCCGGCGGCTCCCTGCTCGCCGCGGGACCGGCCACGGCCGAGACCATCGACGGACAGGACGCCACCGCCTGGGCCGAGGCCACCGTCGCCGGTTTCGCCGAGCACGAAGAACTCACGTACGTGAAGAACACCACGGTCTTCGGCAGCTACGACTCGAACTTCTTCGTTGCCCTCGAAGACCGCACCGAAGCCGTCGCCGCGGCCGGTGGCCGCGGAGTGCGCCAGAGAGTCTGGCACATCCGCGCCGGCCAGGTCGTGCTCGCCACCGGCGCCCACGACCGTCCGATCGTCTTCGCCGACAACGACCGCCCGGGCATCATGCTGGCCTCGGCCGTGCGCACCTACCTCGGCCGCTTTGGCGTCGCCGCAGGGCAGAACGTGACCGTGGCGACGACGAACGACTCCGCCTACGATCTCGTGGCCGACCTCCACGCGGCAGGCATCACCGTCCCCGCGATCATCGACTCCCGCCCGACCGCCTCGGCGGTGGCAGAAGCCGTCACCGAAGCCACGGGCACCCGTCTCATCCTCGGCTCGGCCGTCACCGACACCGCCGGTGAGGGGCCCGCCGGACGGATCAGCGCGATCACCGTCGCCGGACTCGACGATGACGGCGTTGCCGCAGGTGAGAGCGAAGAGATCGCCGTCGACCTGCTTGCCGTCTCCGGCGGACACTCGCCGGTCATCCACCTGCACGGTCAGCGCAAGGGCAAGATCCACTGGAACGGCGACATCGCGGCCTTCGTGCCGACGACGCCCGTGCGTGACCAGTTCACGGCAGGCTCCGTCACCGGAGACTACTCGCTCGAATCGGCATTGCGTCAGGGTGCCGAGGCGGGCAATGCCGCAGCGAACCGGACCGGGTTCCCCGCCGCCCTCGCCGTCCCCGCGGCCTTCCCGATGGCCTATGCCCCGGCCCGTCCGCTGTGGCTGGTCACCTCGGCCGAGGATGACCACGACGCGCTGACCACGCACTTCATCGACTTCCAACGTGACCAGACCGTCGCCGATGTGCAGCGGGCGATGGGCGCGGGCATGCGCTCGGTCGAGCACATCAAGCGCTACACCTCGATCTCGACGGCGAACGATCAGGGCAAGACCTCAGCAGTCAACGCGATCGGCGCGATCGCCTCGGTGCTGGGGGAGGCCGACGACCTCGGACAGGTTGGGCACACGACCTTCCGCGCCCCCTTCGCCCCGGTGCCCTTCGCGGCACTGGCCGGACGGCGCAAGGGTGAACTCTTCGACCCGGCGCGGGTCACCTCGATCCACCCCTGGCACGTCGCCCACGGTGCCGAGTTCGAAGACGTCGGGCAGTGGAAGCGCCCCTGGTACTACCCGAAGCCGGGTGAGGACATGGAGGCGGCGGTGCTGCGCGAGGGCAAGGCCGTGCGCGAATCCGTCGGCTTCCAGGACGCCTCGACGCTCGGCAAGATCGAGATCCGCGGGAAGGACGCCGGGGAATTCCTCGGCCAGATCTACACGAACGGCTTCAAGAAGCTCAAGGTCGGCAAGGGCCGCTACGGACTGATGTGCAAGCCCGACGGAATGATCTTCGACGACGGCGTGACCCTGCGGGTGGCCGAGGACCGCTACTACATGACGACGACGACCGGCGGCGCGGCGACCGTCCTCGAATGGCTCGAGGAATGGCACCAGACCGAATGGCCCGAACTCGACGTCGTCTTCACCTCGGTGACCGAACAGTGGTCGACCGTCGCCGTGGCCGGTCCCCGGTCACGGGACGTCATCGCGAAGCTCGCTCCGAACCTCGACGTGTCGAACGAGGCCTTCGAGTTCATGGGCTTCCGAGAGACCACGTTGGCGAACGGCATCCCCGCACGGATCTGCCGGATCTCCTTCTCCGGCGAGCTCGCCTTCGAGATCAACGTCGACACGTTCTACGGGCTGACTGTCTGGGAGGCCGTCGCCGAGGCAGGTGCCGAGTACGACATCACCCCGTACGGGACCGAAGTCATGCACGTGCTGCGTGCCGAGAAGGGCTTCATCATCGTCGGTCAAGACACCGACGGCACCGTGACCCCGCAGGATGCGGGTATGGAGTGGATCGTCTCGAAGCTCAAGGACTTCATCGGCAAGCGCTCCTACACACGGGCCGACAACGTCAGGGAGGACCGCAAGCATCTCGTGGGAGTGCTGCCGGTCGACGGGACCACGCGACTGGCCGAAGGCGCCCAGCTCATCACCTCGGGCACCCCCGTCACTCCCGAGGAGGGACCGGTGCCGATGATCGGCCACGTCACCTCGTCCTACATCTCACCCAGCCTCGACCGGCCCATCGGGCTCGCGCTCGTCGAGAACGGCCGCAACCGGACTGGTGAGGTCGTCCAGTCCCCGCTCGGGGACACCGTGGTCGACGTCGAGATCACCTCACCTGTCTTCTACGATCCGGAAGGGAACCGCCGCGATGGCTGA